Proteins from a genomic interval of Oscillatoria salina IIICB1:
- a CDS encoding DUF790 family protein: protein MLPSELLINRQNGETVIPKRIPIDSRAKSLASEIITCFKDAIADTQASLDRQLQEQEADNPDYRTRRGLAHILKNSFSTFEIVSPLEPQLLRQRVFAQAATTTPTPANRPQTLETLASSLSQKLKREVLPDEIIKGLYADLQENRILTQFDEPTPEALLHRYNLAQVQGIFYRASNIIINAHRNDPGEYKLLFRYLKLFQLMAYIEGDADQGFTITIDGPVSLFKPSTRYGLALAKMLPALLHVSKWSLKAKLENKDYYTGQPKTGYFTLQDNCELVSHYPPGKPYDSMIEESFAKKWQKTKTEWKLEREVDLIPIPGSVMIPDFRLVHPDGREYLLEIVGYWRPEYLQKKFSQVRKSARDNLILAVSERLNLEKAGVKINEVPAKIVWFKNKLLPKSVLEIIEPKSR, encoded by the coding sequence ATGCTGCCCAGCGAACTACTAATCAACAGACAAAACGGCGAAACTGTCATTCCCAAACGAATACCCATCGATTCGAGAGCAAAATCCCTTGCTAGTGAAATTATCACTTGTTTCAAAGACGCGATCGCCGATACCCAAGCCTCACTCGATCGCCAATTACAAGAACAAGAAGCAGACAACCCTGATTATCGCACCCGACGGGGACTAGCTCACATCCTCAAAAATAGCTTTTCCACCTTTGAAATTGTCTCACCCCTCGAACCGCAATTGTTGCGTCAGCGAGTTTTTGCTCAAGCTGCAACTACCACACCCACCCCTGCAAATCGTCCTCAAACACTGGAAACTTTAGCTAGTAGTTTATCTCAAAAACTCAAGCGAGAAGTTTTACCCGACGAAATTATTAAAGGACTTTACGCCGACTTACAAGAAAATCGCATTTTAACGCAATTCGACGAACCAACGCCCGAAGCCCTTTTACATCGTTATAACTTAGCTCAAGTTCAAGGGATTTTTTATCGTGCTAGTAATATTATAATCAACGCTCACCGTAATGATCCAGGCGAATACAAACTTTTATTTCGCTATTTAAAGTTATTTCAATTAATGGCATATATCGAAGGAGATGCCGACCAAGGATTTACAATTACCATTGACGGACCCGTAAGCTTATTTAAACCTAGCACTCGCTATGGATTAGCCTTAGCGAAAATGTTACCAGCCTTATTGCACGTCAGCAAATGGAGTTTAAAAGCCAAATTAGAAAATAAAGATTATTACACAGGTCAACCAAAAACAGGCTATTTCACCTTACAAGATAACTGTGAATTAGTCAGTCATTATCCCCCAGGAAAACCTTATGATAGTATGATTGAAGAATCCTTTGCGAAAAAGTGGCAAAAAACGAAAACCGAATGGAAACTAGAAAGAGAAGTAGACTTAATTCCTATTCCTGGTAGCGTGATGATTCCTGATTTTCGTTTGGTGCATCCTGACGGGAGAGAATACTTACTAGAAATAGTTGGTTACTGGCGACCCGAATATTTACAAAAGAAATTTTCTCAAGTTAGAAAATCCGCTCGAGATAATTTAATTTTAGCAGTTTCCGAACGTTTAAATTTAGAAAAAGCGGGCGTAAAAATTAACGAAGTTCCCGCAAAAATAGTTTGGTTTAAAAATAAACTCTTACCCAAATCTGTCTTAGAAATAATTGAACCAAAAAGTAGATAG
- a CDS encoding tetratricopeptide repeat protein, which yields MLDRLHTLYRALECRPDSYHDWYRQANVLWEQERYEEALSSYERALDYYPQDYWAWYRRGKVLECLGYFREAVESYQQAAEIRPNDYWAWYSQGWIYLEELEEYEKAIAFFDKALSIEPQDYWGLYRKGESLRLLERYSEAIACYERILDLRPHDFWTWYRQGDCFRSLGELQSALECYDRALETKPEDHWAWYQRGNILQQQERFSDAIAAYQQAVKFDPEADFAWYDLACCYALRGDREKSLASLKEAIALYPERYQLEAVSNSDFDNLRQDEQFNSLLQS from the coding sequence ATGTTAGATCGACTTCATACACTTTATCGAGCTTTGGAATGCAGACCAGATAGCTACCACGATTGGTATCGACAAGCTAATGTATTATGGGAGCAGGAACGCTACGAAGAGGCTTTGTCTAGTTACGAGAGGGCTTTAGATTATTATCCTCAAGATTATTGGGCTTGGTATCGACGCGGTAAGGTTTTGGAGTGTTTGGGTTATTTCCGAGAGGCGGTTGAGAGTTATCAGCAAGCGGCTGAAATACGCCCAAATGATTACTGGGCTTGGTATAGTCAAGGGTGGATTTATCTGGAAGAATTAGAAGAATACGAAAAGGCGATCGCTTTTTTTGACAAAGCTTTATCAATTGAACCCCAAGACTATTGGGGATTATATCGCAAAGGTGAATCTTTACGCCTCTTAGAGCGCTATTCCGAAGCAATTGCTTGCTATGAGAGAATTCTCGATTTGCGCCCTCACGATTTCTGGACGTGGTATCGTCAAGGTGATTGTTTCCGTAGTCTGGGAGAGTTACAATCAGCTCTGGAATGCTACGATCGCGCTTTAGAAACAAAACCAGAGGATCATTGGGCTTGGTATCAGCGTGGAAATATTTTACAACAACAAGAGCGATTTTCTGACGCGATCGCTGCTTACCAGCAAGCTGTAAAATTTGACCCAGAAGCCGATTTTGCTTGGTACGATTTAGCTTGTTGCTATGCTTTGCGAGGAGATCGAGAAAAATCTCTGGCATCATTAAAAGAAGCGATCGCACTTTACCCAGAAAGATATCAACTTGAAGCTGTATCTAATTCAGATTTCGATAATTTACGCCAAGACGAACAATTTAATAGTTTACTGCAAAGCTAA
- a CDS encoding DUF433 domain-containing protein: MKQLSRITRNPEVMGGKACIRGMRVTVSTIVSLMASGHSVPEILQAYPYLEEADIYEALSYAAWRVEEREISLEVK; this comes from the coding sequence ATGAAACAACTTTCTCGAATTACTCGAAATCCTGAAGTTATGGGTGGAAAAGCTTGCATTAGAGGAATGCGGGTAACTGTCAGTACCATTGTTAGTTTAATGGCATCTGGTCATTCTGTTCCAGAAATTTTGCAAGCTTATCCATACCTTGAAGAAGCAGACATTTATGAAGCTCTTAGTTATGCAGCATGGAGAGTTGAAGAAAGGGAAATATCCCTAGAAGTAAAATGA
- a CDS encoding serine hydrolase, whose amino-acid sequence MKQQEKLDWYSPYEEIADLRSELDRAYLSLYQLRQENIQLRQEIAYLKRNLPQQTKKRSTQIRKRTKPKRKSRSKINYKQVRFYLNLIQIFFQGGWLVSYGIIKIIVLSLRGCWWFLAKLSELIVLIFRAGWWIFSRLILSLFFPAQAEIKANSAQVTAASSPAQATSNYAPSVPRQKAKSSDRGIFGKLMTIVALLAAIATLAILPKLERNLVPPTIAPSSVPTPKLRMENGELVYNATIAPNFQASQNLQTVVDEVVSLAASKKLTQAGLSVTLINVNSGEIAGYQQEQFRYPASVVKLFWLVAFSGQLEAGLLTPEQQLMTDLQKMVTESENDAASRIIDAVTNTEPGGELTGEEYQTWLKKRTQINRFFQKAGYQNLDIAHKTYPILYLNQQKPTGRERQMRQTANGVLRNLITTEQAARLMYEIVTRRAISARASEEMMSLLARDLNPQVWQNLEAAPGVFNPVRGFFGESLPEDVYFFSKAGWTSTGRHEVAFVSTKDGRTAYILAVFASDRAYAQNWNIFPQMSRLVFERMTQISYQ is encoded by the coding sequence GTGAAGCAGCAAGAAAAGTTAGACTGGTATAGTCCTTATGAAGAAATTGCCGATCTGCGCTCGGAGCTAGATCGAGCTTATTTGAGTCTTTATCAACTGCGACAAGAAAATATCCAACTGCGTCAAGAAATAGCTTACTTAAAGCGAAATTTACCTCAGCAAACCAAAAAACGCTCAACTCAAATTCGGAAACGAACAAAACCAAAACGAAAGTCTCGCTCAAAGATAAATTATAAACAAGTACGATTTTACCTCAATTTAATCCAAATATTTTTCCAAGGAGGTTGGTTAGTATCTTATGGAATTATCAAAATTATAGTTCTAAGTTTGCGCGGTTGTTGGTGGTTTTTGGCGAAACTGAGCGAGTTAATAGTTTTAATTTTCCGGGCTGGTTGGTGGATTTTTTCGCGGCTAATTTTAAGTTTGTTTTTTCCTGCTCAAGCGGAAATAAAAGCAAATTCAGCCCAAGTTACAGCAGCTTCTTCTCCCGCTCAGGCTACATCTAATTATGCCCCATCTGTTCCCCGACAAAAAGCTAAATCTTCCGATCGAGGAATCTTCGGTAAACTAATGACGATTGTAGCATTGTTAGCAGCGATCGCTACTCTCGCAATTCTTCCTAAACTCGAACGCAACTTAGTCCCACCAACTATAGCACCTTCTTCTGTCCCTACTCCTAAACTGAGGATGGAAAACGGAGAATTGGTTTATAATGCTACTATTGCTCCTAATTTTCAAGCCAGTCAAAACTTACAAACTGTTGTTGATGAAGTTGTCAGTTTAGCTGCGAGTAAAAAACTTACTCAAGCTGGGTTATCAGTTACTTTAATTAATGTTAATTCTGGCGAAATCGCCGGATATCAACAAGAACAATTTAGATATCCTGCTAGTGTGGTAAAATTGTTTTGGTTGGTAGCTTTTTCCGGACAACTAGAAGCGGGATTGTTAACGCCAGAACAGCAATTAATGACTGATTTGCAAAAAATGGTTACTGAGTCAGAAAATGATGCTGCTAGCCGGATTATTGATGCAGTTACTAATACTGAACCGGGGGGAGAATTAACGGGTGAAGAATATCAAACTTGGCTAAAAAAGCGCACGCAAATCAATCGGTTTTTCCAAAAAGCAGGCTACCAAAATCTTGATATAGCGCACAAAACTTATCCTATTTTATACTTAAATCAGCAAAAACCAACGGGACGCGAGCGACAAATGCGGCAAACTGCTAACGGTGTTTTGCGTAATTTAATTACTACCGAGCAAGCAGCAAGATTGATGTATGAAATTGTTACCAGACGAGCAATTTCAGCCAGAGCTAGTGAAGAAATGATGAGTTTATTAGCAAGAGATTTAAACCCTCAAGTTTGGCAAAATCTTGAAGCTGCACCGGGAGTTTTTAACCCAGTGCGAGGCTTTTTTGGAGAGTCTTTACCTGAAGATGTGTATTTCTTTTCTAAAGCAGGTTGGACTTCTACGGGGAGACATGAAGTGGCATTTGTGTCAACTAAAGATGGGCGAACTGCTTATATTTTAGCTGTTTTTGCTAGCGATCGCGCTTACGCTCAAAACTGGAATATTTTTCCGCAGATGTCTCGTTTGGTTTTTGAGCGCATGACTCAAATCAGTTATCAGTAA
- a CDS encoding M15 family metallopeptidase, with product MKYLRGYFRRFKTILVPLIIIFVLAIAAGLLTHYFLLESTTNDSSETATEENQLPTETPIEIGDRESLYGHFHYPEAEPDVMTVISSYGTGEYQRFESLHPEAAKELMKMIYAARQDSIWLVPVSGFRTLKAQKQLFEAQVKRRGSEENAAKVSAPPGYSEHHTGYAIDLTDGNFPNRDITREFENTPAYQWLKMNAQNFGFELSFPQNNPQGISYEPWHWRYIGSPEAQKTFAERIAQ from the coding sequence ATGAAATATTTAAGAGGATATTTCCGCCGCTTTAAAACCATCTTGGTTCCTTTAATAATAATTTTTGTCTTAGCAATAGCTGCGGGATTATTGACGCATTATTTTTTACTAGAATCAACAACCAATGATTCTTCAGAAACAGCGACTGAGGAAAATCAACTACCAACAGAAACTCCAATTGAAATCGGCGATCGTGAAAGCTTATATGGACATTTTCACTATCCCGAAGCCGAGCCAGATGTCATGACAGTAATTTCTAGCTATGGTACCGGAGAATATCAACGATTTGAGTCTCTTCACCCCGAAGCAGCAAAAGAATTAATGAAGATGATTTATGCTGCTCGACAAGATAGTATTTGGCTCGTACCTGTGTCGGGATTTCGGACGCTCAAAGCCCAAAAACAGTTATTTGAAGCTCAAGTTAAACGTCGAGGATCGGAAGAAAATGCAGCCAAAGTATCTGCACCTCCTGGTTATAGCGAACATCATACAGGTTATGCAATTGATTTGACTGATGGGAATTTTCCTAACCGAGATATTACTCGTGAATTTGAAAATACACCAGCTTATCAATGGTTAAAAATGAATGCTCAAAATTTTGGTTTTGAGTTATCTTTTCCTCAGAATAATCCTCAAGGGATTAGTTACGAACCTTGGCATTGGCGATATATAGGTTCTCCGGAAGCTCAGAAAACTTTTGCTGAGAGGATCGCTCAATAA
- a CDS encoding protein kinase domain-containing protein yields the protein MLDSILENRYLILRSLGSGGFGETFLAEDRHLPSARKCALKQLKPMTNNPQVFAIVQERFKREAVILEKLGEGNKQIPSLYAYLESEGEFFLVQEWIEGTTLTKKLQNEGILAENTVKEILTGILPVLDYVHSQQIVHRDIKPDNIILRFSDGMPVLIDFGAVKEAVGTIISAEGNLQPSIVVGTPGFMPPEQAAGRPVYASDLYSLGLTAIYLLTGKIPQELPNDRTTGEINWRSLAPTVTPNFAAVIDKAIASHPSDRYSHALEMLAALQPQSKGIPPTIPPETIAKQRSSPTLSPPSQLKSSNNHTANFPNWLKPAIVGSTIGILAVGAIAIIAFPDRTGVDNPNSVNPTDTSSFTQQDALSLINRWLEAKQLMFAPPYDRQIAAEITTGEQFEQTAGVGGSIEWLENNNAFYEYGEQRIDGVEGFTSNGDRAEITVKVTEQQTLKRNGRIDPARSGFGTVTVIYELEQVDGKWKIASSEISE from the coding sequence ATGTTGGACTCGATCCTAGAAAATCGCTATCTAATTCTTCGCTCTTTGGGCAGTGGTGGATTTGGGGAAACTTTTCTTGCTGAAGATCGACATCTTCCTTCGGCGAGAAAGTGTGCGCTCAAGCAACTGAAACCAATGACGAATAACCCACAGGTGTTTGCTATTGTCCAAGAAAGGTTTAAGCGGGAAGCAGTGATTTTGGAAAAGTTGGGAGAGGGAAACAAGCAAATTCCCTCTTTGTATGCTTATTTAGAGTCTGAGGGTGAGTTTTTTTTGGTGCAAGAATGGATCGAAGGAACTACGCTCACAAAAAAGTTGCAAAACGAAGGAATTCTTGCTGAAAATACAGTTAAAGAGATTTTAACGGGTATTTTGCCTGTTTTGGATTACGTGCATAGCCAGCAAATCGTTCACCGAGATATTAAACCAGATAATATTATTTTGCGTTTCTCGGATGGAATGCCAGTGCTAATTGATTTCGGTGCCGTGAAGGAAGCAGTGGGTACAATTATTAGTGCTGAGGGTAATTTACAACCTTCAATTGTAGTGGGGACTCCAGGTTTTATGCCTCCCGAACAAGCCGCAGGACGACCAGTGTATGCTAGCGATCTATATAGTTTAGGGTTGACTGCGATTTATTTGCTGACAGGGAAAATACCCCAAGAGTTACCTAACGATCGCACGACAGGAGAAATTAATTGGCGATCGCTTGCACCGACGGTTACTCCTAATTTCGCCGCAGTTATCGATAAAGCCATTGCTAGTCATCCAAGCGATCGCTATTCTCACGCTTTAGAAATGCTAGCAGCGCTACAACCTCAGTCAAAGGGGATTCCTCCTACAATACCTCCAGAAACGATTGCGAAACAGCGATCGTCACCAACTTTATCTCCTCCTTCCCAACTAAAATCTAGTAATAACCACACTGCTAATTTTCCTAATTGGCTCAAACCAGCGATCGTGGGAAGTACAATTGGTATTCTTGCAGTAGGGGCGATCGCGATTATCGCCTTTCCCGATCGAACCGGAGTTGATAATCCTAACTCAGTAAATCCTACTGATACTTCATCTTTTACTCAACAAGATGCTCTCAGCTTAATTAATCGTTGGTTAGAAGCCAAACAATTAATGTTTGCACCACCTTACGATCGCCAAATTGCAGCAGAAATTACTACTGGGGAGCAATTCGAGCAAACGGCTGGTGTAGGTGGCTCAATTGAATGGTTAGAAAATAATAATGCTTTCTATGAATACGGCGAACAAAGAATCGATGGTGTGGAAGGATTTACTAGCAACGGCGATCGCGCAGAAATTACAGTCAAAGTTACCGAACAACAAACATTAAAAAGAAATGGCAGAATCGATCCAGCCAGAAGCGGATTTGGTACAGTTACAGTAATCTACGAGTTAGAACAAGTAGATGGCAAATGGAAGATAGCTAGTTCGGAAATTTCCGAATAA
- a CDS encoding PAS domain-containing sensor histidine kinase, with protein sequence MYTQANYVQASQIFSNCMQLSNSYLSSELKLKVSGNILEAIADFVCICDNEGKLLYLNSAGRQLVGLSENEDITQLKITNFWSKKTLKIFADLGFSQALQTGFWQGETSLLKKDGEEIPVSLSLLLNCLNYGKIEGFSIIARDRRCQLKLEAEKHEIEAKNKQILTAIPDLIFRLNKEGIFLDYFPGSNKEDSFFPADIDIKGKKIEEVLSEDLTQWTRYYLEESLATGEVKQGELMLPGKECWQYYEARYIPGDREEVVVIIRDLTDRKRSEAAQRVAEAREREKALQLEQTLQQLQTTQYQLIQAEKLSSLGQMSAGIAHEINNPLTFISVNLSFVEKYLKDLLKLVEIYQQEYPEYSPAIKKCIEEIELDYLKKDLPSLMRSMEMGANRIRNIIKSMRNFSRLDEAEKKKVDLHDGLDSTLLILQHRLKAKSGFPGIKIIKEYGNLPLVECYAGLINQVFMNLLSNGIDSLEEYFQDNSLTGKKNQPTIRICTEKVGQRVRVKIIDNGLGIPLDKQKKIFEPCYTTKPIGKGTGMGLSISHSIVVDKHGGLLFCNSNPGQGSEFVVEIPQAK encoded by the coding sequence ATGTACACCCAAGCCAACTATGTCCAGGCGAGCCAAATTTTCTCGAACTGTATGCAATTGTCAAATAGCTATTTATCTAGTGAGTTAAAGTTAAAAGTATCGGGAAATATTTTAGAAGCGATCGCAGATTTTGTTTGCATCTGCGACAATGAAGGTAAGCTGCTTTATTTGAATAGTGCTGGGCGCCAATTAGTGGGCTTGAGTGAAAACGAAGATATCACCCAGTTAAAAATTACTAATTTTTGGTCAAAAAAGACACTAAAAATTTTTGCTGATTTGGGATTTAGTCAAGCCCTACAAACAGGATTTTGGCAAGGGGAAACAAGCTTATTGAAAAAGGATGGTGAAGAAATTCCTGTAAGTCTGAGCTTGCTACTTAATTGCTTAAATTATGGCAAAATTGAAGGGTTTAGTATCATTGCTCGGGATCGGCGCTGTCAGCTAAAATTAGAGGCAGAAAAACACGAAATTGAAGCGAAAAATAAACAGATTTTAACAGCGATTCCCGATCTAATTTTTCGACTTAATAAAGAAGGAATATTTTTAGATTATTTCCCTGGTTCAAATAAAGAAGATTCCTTTTTCCCTGCGGATATTGATATTAAGGGTAAAAAAATTGAGGAAGTTTTGTCTGAGGATTTAACTCAATGGACGCGCTACTATTTGGAAGAAAGCCTAGCGACTGGGGAAGTAAAGCAAGGAGAATTAATGTTGCCAGGAAAAGAATGTTGGCAATATTATGAAGCTCGGTATATTCCTGGCGATCGCGAGGAGGTTGTTGTCATTATACGCGATTTGACAGACCGTAAGCGTAGCGAGGCAGCTCAAAGAGTCGCAGAAGCTAGAGAAAGAGAAAAAGCCTTACAACTGGAACAAACTTTACAACAGTTACAAACAACTCAGTATCAATTAATTCAAGCGGAAAAATTATCTAGTTTGGGGCAGATGTCAGCAGGAATAGCCCACGAAATTAATAATCCTTTGACTTTCATTTCAGTTAATCTGAGCTTCGTGGAAAAATACTTAAAAGATTTACTAAAGTTAGTGGAAATTTATCAACAGGAGTATCCGGAGTATTCACCAGCAATAAAGAAATGTATTGAAGAAATAGAACTAGATTATTTAAAAAAAGATTTACCCAGCTTAATGCGTAGCATGGAAATGGGAGCAAATCGCATCCGAAATATTATTAAATCGATGCGTAACTTTTCTCGATTGGATGAAGCGGAGAAGAAAAAAGTAGATCTTCATGATGGGCTTGATAGTACATTACTGATTTTGCAGCATCGACTGAAAGCGAAAAGCGGTTTTCCCGGTATTAAAATTATTAAAGAATATGGAAATTTACCTTTAGTTGAGTGTTATGCTGGCTTAATTAATCAAGTTTTTATGAATTTGCTCAGTAATGGTATAGATAGTTTAGAAGAGTATTTTCAAGATAACAGTTTAACTGGTAAAAAAAATCAACCTACAATTCGGATTTGTACCGAAAAAGTAGGGCAACGGGTAAGAGTGAAGATTATCGATAATGGGCTAGGAATTCCGTTAGATAAGCAAAAAAAAATCTTTGAACCATGTTATACCACGAAACCAATAGGTAAAGGAACGGGAATGGGTTTATCTATTTCTCATTCAATTGTGGTTGACAAACATGGAGGATTGTTATTTTGTAACTCAAATCCGGGTCAAGGATCTGAATTCGTGGTAGAAATTCCCCAGGCTAAATAG
- a CDS encoding ATP-binding cassette domain-containing protein, giving the protein MTSQSSKRTVVSSNPYIVLNNQGQILGPLELTKPKHILGRDSNRADLEVPVDWNVVSSVHAIFQQVGEEYQIFDGDGVKPSTNKLYVERKLITPTEGYLLQHNTELQIGQNPKNLLILTYYNPNRAGNVKVPAQRFISLGNRSVLLGRDPHANLQLDAPTVSRRHAIIDKDNQGRYILHDHSTNGVFVNDRRANNSTVLPPGAKINIGPYTLVLQGDRLAIVDRGDNIRLDAYSLVREVKEKKGHLKTLLNNISLPIEPGQFVALVGGSGAGKSTLMRTLLGIDPTTSGKVFLNGEDLRKNFNIYRTQIGYVPQDDIIHRELTVEEVLTYAAKLRLPPDIDLKNIVEKTVSQVEISHRRNTLVSQLSGGQRKRVSIGVELLADPKLFFLDEPTSGLDPGLDKKMMLLLRKLADQGRTIILVTHATTNITLCDRIVFLGQGGKLCYFGLPQEAISFFGISSGDFADIYNFLEDPSQVDDATNNFRNSNHYQRYISDRLSFASQQPGDSPPQKVRRSFFPQLILLTQRYCQLIIRDPVNLVLNLLTAPIGIFLITFAIRDQEPFILGTEDDPSLAPLALRVLFVFTSAAIWVGLSSSLQEIVKESAIYLRERLVNLGLFAYLGSKAIVLGGLAILQSMLVVLVILLGFASPEPDLIPWFLGLEITTFLTLFTSISLGLMVSAIVKNSSQANSALPLLLLPQIIFAGVLFKMEGVGKIISWLMLSRWSVAAYGSLVNVNSLVPEAQILPDGSTIPLPFETTPIYDPTWKNLGLNWGILILHAVIYLAITWVVQKWKDIF; this is encoded by the coding sequence ATGACTAGTCAAAGCAGCAAGCGAACAGTTGTTAGCAGCAATCCCTACATTGTGCTTAATAATCAGGGACAAATATTAGGACCATTGGAACTAACCAAACCAAAGCATATTCTAGGGAGAGATTCAAATCGAGCAGATTTAGAAGTTCCTGTTGATTGGAACGTAGTTTCTAGCGTCCACGCAATTTTCCAGCAAGTCGGGGAAGAATACCAAATTTTTGACGGTGATGGTGTTAAACCAAGTACCAATAAATTATACGTCGAGAGGAAATTAATTACGCCCACAGAAGGCTATCTTCTCCAACATAATACCGAACTTCAAATCGGTCAAAACCCCAAAAATTTGCTTATTCTAACTTACTACAATCCTAACCGTGCAGGAAATGTTAAAGTACCAGCACAGCGTTTTATTTCTTTAGGTAATCGTTCAGTTTTATTAGGACGAGATCCCCATGCTAACCTGCAACTAGATGCACCGACAGTTTCTCGTCGTCATGCGATTATTGATAAAGACAATCAAGGACGTTATATTCTCCACGACCATAGCACCAACGGTGTTTTTGTCAACGATCGCCGCGCGAACAATTCCACGGTATTACCTCCGGGAGCAAAAATTAATATCGGACCTTATACCCTTGTTTTACAAGGAGATCGTTTAGCGATCGTCGATCGAGGTGATAATATTCGTCTTGATGCTTATAGTTTAGTTAGAGAAGTAAAAGAGAAAAAAGGTCACCTAAAAACACTTTTAAACAATATTTCTTTACCAATCGAACCCGGACAATTTGTCGCTTTAGTCGGTGGAAGTGGTGCAGGTAAATCCACCTTAATGCGCACTTTATTAGGAATCGATCCCACCACAAGCGGTAAAGTATTTTTGAATGGAGAAGACCTCCGCAAAAACTTTAACATTTATCGGACTCAGATCGGTTATGTACCGCAAGACGACATTATTCACCGCGAATTAACTGTCGAAGAAGTATTAACTTACGCGGCTAAATTACGACTACCTCCCGATATCGATCTCAAAAATATAGTCGAAAAAACTGTCAGTCAAGTTGAAATATCTCATCGCCGAAATACACTCGTGAGTCAATTAAGTGGCGGTCAGCGCAAACGAGTTAGTATTGGTGTAGAATTACTTGCCGATCCCAAATTATTTTTCCTTGATGAACCCACATCCGGACTAGATCCCGGTTTAGACAAAAAAATGATGTTATTGTTACGGAAATTAGCGGATCAAGGAAGGACAATTATCTTAGTTACCCACGCCACAACCAATATAACATTATGCGATCGCATTGTCTTTCTCGGTCAAGGTGGAAAATTATGTTATTTTGGACTACCCCAAGAAGCAATTTCCTTTTTCGGCATTTCTAGTGGTGATTTCGCCGATATTTATAATTTTTTAGAAGATCCCAGCCAAGTAGATGACGCCACCAATAACTTTCGCAACTCTAACCACTACCAGCGTTATATCAGCGATCGCCTCAGTTTTGCCAGCCAGCAACCAGGAGATTCCCCACCCCAAAAAGTGCGGCGATCGTTTTTTCCACAACTTATTCTTTTAACCCAACGTTACTGTCAATTAATTATTCGCGATCCCGTTAACTTAGTTTTAAACTTATTAACAGCACCAATTGGAATCTTCTTAATTACCTTCGCCATTCGCGACCAAGAACCATTTATTTTAGGTACTGAAGATGACCCTAGTTTAGCACCTTTAGCCTTGCGCGTTTTATTTGTTTTTACCTCTGCGGCAATTTGGGTCGGACTTTCTAGTTCTTTACAAGAAATTGTCAAAGAATCAGCAATTTATCTACGAGAACGACTAGTAAATTTAGGCTTATTTGCTTATCTTGGTTCAAAAGCAATTGTTCTTGGTGGATTAGCCATTTTACAAAGTATGCTCGTAGTTCTAGTTATTCTTCTCGGCTTTGCATCACCCGAACCAGATTTAATTCCTTGGTTTCTCGGATTAGAAATAACTACTTTTTTGACTTTATTTACTTCGATTTCCTTGGGATTAATGGTATCAGCAATTGTCAAAAATAGTTCCCAAGCAAATAGCGCCTTACCTTTATTATTATTACCCCAAATAATCTTTGCTGGCGTATTATTCAAAATGGAAGGCGTAGGCAAAATAATCTCTTGGTTAATGTTAAGTCGTTGGTCAGTAGCAGCCTACGGAAGTTTAGTTAACGTCAATAGTTTAGTTCCAGAAGCTCAAATATTACCTGATGGTAGCACAATTCCCCTACCATTTGAAACCACGCCAATTTACGATCCAACTTGGAAAAACTTAGGTTTAAACTGGGGAATTTTAATCTTACACGCAGTTATTTATTTAGCAATAACTTGGGTAGTTCAAAAGTGGAAAGATATCTTTTAA